A stretch of Shumkonia mesophila DNA encodes these proteins:
- a CDS encoding transglycosylase SLT domain-containing protein — MLEAIFEAIPWDMVVMKLGYATLAIVVSFAAMWVIVKFSQWLDRRAGTTFAEALSIMEQKPEALASYYGRRILGILILGAAVVIMLGSLFGCGPAQAGVLTSSKHDTEIRRAVSTWWPDYPFPAAWKAQLYQESRLDPAAVSPVGAAGLAQFMPGTWAMVARDLRLPPGVSPHHDLAIEVGAYYMAKLRRQWSAPRPAEDRHRLAQASYNAGLGHLLAAQRLCHGPPGYEDIVACLPQVTGRHSAETIGYVKAIAKWRRIIEAGG, encoded by the coding sequence ATGTTGGAGGCTATTTTTGAGGCCATTCCATGGGACATGGTGGTCATGAAGCTTGGCTACGCGACGCTCGCCATCGTCGTGTCGTTCGCCGCCATGTGGGTCATCGTCAAGTTCTCGCAGTGGCTGGATCGTCGGGCCGGAACAACTTTTGCCGAGGCTCTTAGCATCATGGAGCAAAAGCCGGAGGCTCTTGCCAGCTATTACGGCCGGCGGATCCTCGGCATCTTGATCCTCGGCGCCGCCGTCGTCATCATGCTGGGGTCGCTCTTCGGCTGCGGGCCGGCCCAGGCTGGAGTGCTGACGTCATCGAAGCACGACACCGAGATCCGGCGAGCTGTATCGACCTGGTGGCCGGACTACCCCTTCCCGGCAGCCTGGAAGGCCCAGCTCTACCAGGAAAGCCGCCTCGATCCGGCGGCGGTGAGCCCTGTGGGTGCGGCAGGCCTGGCACAATTCATGCCCGGTACCTGGGCGATGGTGGCGCGCGATCTGCGGCTGCCGCCCGGCGTGTCGCCGCACCACGACCTCGCCATCGAGGTAGGGGCCTACTACATGGCCAAGCTGCGCCGCCAATGGTCGGCGCCGCGTCCGGCCGAGGATCGACACCGGCTGGCGCAGGCTTCGTACAACGCCGGCCTTGGCCACCTGCTGGCCGCCCAGCGTCTGTGCCACGGCCCGCCGGGGTACGAGGACATCGTTGCCTGCCTGCCGCAGGTGACCGGCCGGCACTCGGCCGAGACGATCGGCTACGTCAAGGCCATTGCCAAATGGCGGCGGATCATCGAGGCGGGAGGGTAA